In Bos indicus isolate NIAB-ARS_2022 breed Sahiwal x Tharparkar chromosome 2, NIAB-ARS_B.indTharparkar_mat_pri_1.0, whole genome shotgun sequence, a single genomic region encodes these proteins:
- the MUL1 gene encoding mitochondrial ubiquitin ligase activator of NFKB 1 gives MESGGRPSLGQFILLGTSSVVTAFLYSVYRQKAQVAQELKGAKRIHLGEDLKSILSEAPGKCVPYAVIEGAVRSVKETLNSQFVENCKGVIQRLTLQEHKMVWNRTTHLWNDCSKIIHQRTNTVPFDLVPHEDGAGVAVRVLKPLDAVDLGLETVYERFHPSTPSFTDVVGHYLSGERPKGVQETEEMLKVGAPLTGVGELVLDHSCVRLQPPKGPGMQYYLSSQDFDSLLQRQESSVRLWKVLALVFGFAACASLFFLLRKQYLRRRRERQRPEEEFRERACPEEDRPEEDREGPKGACVVCLNNFRSCVFLECGHVCACTECYRALPEPRRCPICRQEISRVVRLYNS, from the exons ATGGAGAGCGGAGGGCGGCCCTCGCTGGGCCAGTTCATTCTCCTGGGCACCAGCTCTGTGGTCACAGCCTTCCTGTATTCCGTGTACCGGCAGAAGGCCCAGGTCGCCCAGGAGCTCAAG GGAGCTAAAAGAATCCACTTGGGTGAAGACTTAAAGAGTATTCTTTCAGAAGCTCCAGGAAAGTGTGTGCCTTATGCTGTTATTGAAG GAGCTGTTCGATCTGTTAAAGAAACGCTTAACAGCCAGTTTGTGGAAAATTGCAAGGGGGTGATTCAGCGGCTGACGCTTCAGGAGCACAAGATGGTGTGGAACCGGACAACCCACCTCTG GAACGACTGTTCCAAGATCATTCACCAGAGGACGAACACGGTGCCCTTTGACCTGGTGCCCCACGAGGACGGCGCGGGCGTGGCCGTGCGCGTGCTGAAGCCCCTGGACGCGGTGGACCTGGGCCTGGAGACTGTGTACGAGAGGTTCCACCCCTCCACGCCGTCCTTCACCGACGTCGTCGGCCACTACCTCAGCGGGGAGCGGCCCAAGGGCGTCCAGGAGACGGAGGAGATGCTGAAGGTGGGGGCGCCACTCACGGGGGTGGGCGAGCTGGTGCTGGACCACAGCTGCGTGCGCCTGCAGCCCCCCAAGGGGCCGGGCATGCAGTACTACCTGAGCAGCCAGGACTTCGACAGCCTGCTGCAGCGGCAGGAGTCCAGCGTCCGGCTCTGGAAGGTCCTGGCGCTGGTCTTCGGCTTCGCCGCCTGCGCcagcctcttcttcctcctccggAAGCAGTACCTGCGGCGGCGGCGCGAGCGGCAGCGGCCGGAGGAGGAGTTCCGGGAGCGCGCGTGTCCCGAGGAGGACCGTCCCGAGGAGGACCGAGAGGGCCCGAAGGGCGCCTGCGTCGTGTGCCTGAACAACTTCCGGTCGTGTGTCTTCCTGGAGTGCGGGCACGTGTGCGCCTGCACCGAGTGCTACCGCGCGCTGCCCGAACCCCGGCGGTGCCCGATCTGCAGGCAGGAGATCAGCCGCGTGGTGCGCTTGTACAACAGCTAA
- the CAMK2N1 gene encoding calcium/calmodulin-dependent protein kinase II inhibitor 1 — protein MSEVLPYGDEKLSPYGDGGDVGQVFSCRLQDTNNFFGAGQNKRPPKLGQIGRSKRVVIEDDRIDDVLKNMTDKAPPGV, from the exons ATGTCGGAGGTGCTGCCCTACGGCGACGAGAAGCTGAGCCCCTACGGCGACGGCGGCGACGTGGGCCAGGTCTTCTCCTGCCGCCTGCAGGACACCAACAACTTCTTCGGCGCCGGGCAGAACAAGCGGCCGCCCAAGCTGGGCCAAATCGGTCGGAGCAAGCGGG TTGTTATTGAAGATGATAGGATTGATGACGTGCTGAAAAATATGACAGACAAGGCACCTCCTGGTGTCTAA